A window from Pseudoliparis swirei isolate HS2019 ecotype Mariana Trench chromosome 17, NWPU_hadal_v1, whole genome shotgun sequence encodes these proteins:
- the nolc1 gene encoding nucleolar and coiled-body phosphoprotein 1, with protein MAEEKSKPSDLYKCVYSFLLENKFTKAAQQFMKQTKVTQQDQNDESLVNIYNFWVKSPEAKKRKAPPNKGKATNGPSAKKAKTSAESSSSEESSSEDEKAVAKTTKEAPAVATAVPAKATAAGKAASSSSEDSSDSEEKKAPAKTPAQAPVKPPAAVRKKDVSSSSEESDSEDEPPAKAPTPKPKAGSVTASKPTLPAKVAPQKKQASSSDDSSSDFEDEKPAKAPAKPAPVKAAAAASSSEDSSSEDEAPPSKKTKPGGYSAVPHPASAQKAPAKVTPAKAVPVKLAVAKESSSEDSSSEEETAKKPAAKPAPTKTTPAKKDESSSSESSSEDEAPAKPAAKSAATLKPAAPQPLKKAAESSSDSEDSEDEPVKVKPAATPAAKPATPAAKPAVDAESSSDSDSSEDEAAAKPKPVAKPATPKSAAKPVSKPATAAESSSDSDSSEDKATAVKAKPAAKPAAKPAAKPAAAESSSDSDSSSEDEAAVKAKPGKPASKPATPAAKPAVAAESSSDSDSSEDEAAAVKAKPAVAKPATPKPATSKPAAKPATPAAKPADSSSDSDSSSEDEAAVKAKPATPAAKPAIPKSAAKPAAAAAAESSSDSSSEDEAAVKAKPGKPASKPASKPATPAAKPATPASKPAAAAESSSDSDSSEDEAAVKAKPAVAKPATPKPASKPATPAAKPAVAAESSSDSDSSEDEAAAVKVKPAVATPASKPATPAVKPADSSSDSDSSSEDEAAVKAKPATPAAKPATPKSAAKPAAAAESSSDSDSSEDEAAVKAKAVAAKPATPKSAAKPATPKSAAKHATPKSAAKHATPKSAAKPAAAAESSSDSDSSEDEAAVKAKAVAAKPATPKSAAKHATPKSAAKHATPKSAAKHAAPKSAAKHAAAAESSSDSDSSEDEAAVKAKAVAAKPATPKSAAKPAAAAAESSSDSDSSSEDEAAVKSKPASKPAAAAESSSDSEDEEVPAKAKPAAKSATPVKKPAAKPGAADSSSDSDSSDSENEVAKPAVKKGAAAAPAGTPKATKAAPTKKAGDSSSDSSDSETETKATPAKPAVTNGKVVTPMAASPKTPTNPAESSSSDSSSDEEVASKNTVKPGTPASKPQESSSSSSDEEEAPKKAATAPSTPATNSTNGKSKRDEESPESEEEETEVKTPKTKKTTTTPQTFPKAHKKTSNVPFRRIREEEVAVDPRLQDNSFDAKFGSRGDWGQKANDALRFTKGKSFRQEKIKKKKGSYCGGAISTTINSIKFDSD; from the exons ATGGCGGAGGAAAAGTCGAAGCCGAGTGATCTTTACAAATGCGTATATTCGTTTCTGCTAGAGAACAAGTTTACGAAGGCGGCTCAGCAGTTTATGAAACAGACTAAAGTG ACTCAACAAGATCAAAATGACGAGAGCCTGGTCAACATCTACAACTTCTGGGTGAA ATCGCCTGAAGCCAAGAAACGAAAGGCTCCTCCTAACAAGGGTAAAGCTACCAATGGCCCCTCAGCAAAGAAAGCAAAAACCAGTGCGGAGAGCTCCAGCAGCGAAGAGTCAAGCAGCGAGGATGAAAAGGCCGTGGCCAAAACAACCAAGGAAGCCCCTGCAG tagCCACAGCTGTGCCTGCTAAAGCTACAGCAGCCGGTAAAGCTGCGTCAAGCAGCAGTGAAGACTCCAGTGACTCTGAAGAGAAGAAGGCTCCTGCAAAGACACCTGCACAA GCTCCTGTGAAGCCGCCTGCAGCAGTAAGGAAGAAAGACGTCAGCTCTAGCAGTGAAGAATCTGATTCTGAGGATGAGCCACCTGCCAAAGCCCCAACACCAA AACCCAAGGCTGGTAGTGTCACAGCATCCAAACCAACTCTTCCTGCTAAAGTTGCACCTCAAAAGAAGCAGGCGAGCAGCAGTGATGATAGTTCCTCAGATTTTGAAGATGAAAAACCAGCCAag GCTCCAGCTAAACCTGCCCCGGtaaaggctgctgctgctgcatcgaGCAGTGAAGACTCTTCATCTGAAGACGAGGCTCCGCCCagcaaaaaaactaaaccag GAGGATACAGTGCAGTCCCACATCCTGCTTCAGCCCAGAAGGCACCGGCCAAAGTCACCCCCGCTAAAGCTGTCCCAGTCAAACTCGCCGTTGCTAAAGAGTCCTCCTCCGAGGATTCCAgttcagaggaggagacggcaaAAAAGCCTGCAGCTAAACCTGCACCAACCAAGACTACCCCAGCTAAGAAAGACGAGTCCTCAAGCTCAG AAAGCAGCTCTGAAGATGAGGCTCCAGCGAAACCTGCCGCTAAATCTGCAGCCACGCTGAAGCCTGCTGCTCCACAGCCCCTAAAAAAGGCAGCAGAGAGCAGCTCTGATTCAGAGGACTCTGAGGATGAACCGGTGAAGGTCAAGCCAGCAGCTACACCTGCAGCAAAGCCTGCTACACCTGCAGCAAAGCCTGCTGTTGATGCAGAGAGCAGCTCAGACTCTGACTCATCTGAAGACGAAGCAGCAGCTAAGCCTAAACCTGTAGCTAAGCCTGCTACGCCTAAGTCTGCAGCTAAGCCTGTATCAAAGCCTGCTACTGCAGCAGAGAGCAGTTCAGACTCTGACTCATCTGAAGACAAAGCAACAGCAGTAAAGGCTAAGCCTGCAGCTAAGCCTGCAGCTAAGCCTGCAGCTAAGCCTGCAGCAGCAGAAAGTAGCTCAGACTCAGATTCTTCTTCTGAAGATGAAGCAGCAGTCAAGGCTAAACCTGGTAAGCCTGCATCAAAGCCTGCTACACCTGCAGCAAAGCCTGCTGTTGCAGCAGAGAGCAGCTCAGACTCCGACTCATCTGAAGATGAAGCAGCAGCAGTCAAGGCTAAACCTGCTGTAGCTAAGCCTGCGACGCCGAAGCCTGCTACCTCTAAGCCTGCAGCAAAGCCTGCTACTCCAGCAGCAAAGCCTGCGGATAGCAGCTCAGACTCTGATTCTTCTTCTGAAGATGAAGCAGCAGTCAAGGCTAAACCTGCTACTCCTGCAGCTAAGCCTGCTATACCCAAGTCTGCAGCtaagcctgctgctgctgctgctgcagagagcAGCTCAGACTCCTCTTCTGAAGATGAAGCCGCAGTCAAGGCTAAACCTGGTAAGCCTGCATCAAAGCCTGCATCAAAGCCTGCTACTCCTGCAGCTAAACCTGCTACCCCTGCATCAAagcctgctgctgcagcagagAGCAGCTCAGACTCTGACTCATCTGAAGATGAAGCAGCAGTCAAGGCTAAACCTGCTGTAGCTAAGCCTGCTACGCCTAAGCCGGCATCAAAGCCTGCTACTCCTGCAGCTAAACCTGCTGTTGCAGCAGAGAGCAGCTCAGACTCCGACTCATCTGAAGATGAAGCAGCAGCAGTCAAGGTTAAACCTGCTGTAGCCACTCCTGCATCAAAGCCTGCTACTCCTGCAGTAAAGCCTGCAGATAGCAGCTCAGACTCTGATTCTTCTTCTGAAGATGAAGCAGCAGTCAAGGCTAAACCTGCTACTCCTGCAGCTAAGCCTGCTACACCCAAGTCTGCAGCTAagcctgctgctgcagcagagAGCAGCTCAGACTCTGACTCCTCTGAAGATGAAGCAGCAGTCAAGGCTAAGGCTGTAGCTGCTAAACCTGCTACACCCAAGTCTGCAGCTAAGCCTGCTACACCCAAGTCTGCAGCTAAGCATGCTACACCCAAGTCTGCAGCTAAGCATGCTACACCCAAGTCTGCAGCTAagcctgctgctgcagcagagAGCAGCTCAGACTCTGACTCATCTGAAGATGAAGCAGCAGTCAAGGCTAAGGCTGTAGCTGCTAAACCTGCTACACCCAAGTCTGCAGCTAAGCATGCTACACCCAAGTCTGCAGCTAAGCATGCTACACCCAAGTCTGCAGCTAAGCATGCTGCACCCAAGTCTGCAGCTAAGCATGCTGCTGCAGCAGAGAGCAGCTCAGACTCTGACTCATCTGAAGATGAAGCAGCAGTCAAGGCTAAGGCTGTAGCTGCTAAACCTGCTACACCCAAGTCTGCAGCTAagcctgctgctgcagcagcagaaaGCAGCTCTGACTCTGATTCCTCTTCTGAAGACGAAGCAGCAGTCAAGTCGAAGCCTGCATCAAagcctgctgctgcagcagagAGCAGCTCAGACTCGGAGGACGAGGAAGTACCAGCGAAAGCCAAGCCAGCAGCTAAATCTGCTACCCCGGTCAAAAAGCCTGCGGCTAAGCCCGGAGCAGCAGATAGCAGTTCTGACTCTGACAGCTCAGACTCTGAGAACGAGGTCGCCAAACCTGCAGTGAAGAAAGGAGCAGCAGCGGCCCCTGCTGGCACGCCCAAAGCCACAAAGGCAGCTCCAACAAAGAAGGCTGGGGATAGCAGCTCAGACAGCTCTGATTCAGAGACTGAGACCAAGGCCACCCCTGCTAAGCCTGCAGTCACCAATGGAAAGGTGGTAACACCGATGGCAGCATCACCCAAGACCCCAACAAATCCAGCAGAGTCCTCATCCAGTGACAGCAGCTCTGACGAAGAAGTGGCCAGTAAAAATACTGTAAAACCCGGTACACCTGCTTCTAAACCtcaggagagcagcagcagctcctcagatgaggaggaagcaccAAAAAAGGCAGCCACGGCACCCTCCACCCCCGCAACAAATA GTACCAATGGAAAGAGTAAAAGAGATGAAGAATCACCAGaaagtgaagaggaagagacggAAGTCAAGACACCGAAAACCAAGAAGACGACCACCACACCACAAACGTTTCCTAAAGCCCATAAGAAG ACCTCCAACGTACCATTCCGTAGAATAAGGGAAGAAGAAGTAGCAGTGGATCCCCGTCTGCAGGACAACTCTTTTGACGCCAAG TTTGGATCCAGAGGCGACTGGGGCCAGAAAGCTAACGATGCGCTCAGGTTTACAAAAGGAAAGTCATTCCGCCAAGaaaagataaagaagaagaagggaagctACTGCGGTGGCGCCATCTCCACAACAATCAACTCTATTAAGTTTGACAGTGATTAA
- the mrps6 gene encoding 28S ribosomal protein S6, mitochondrial, with protein MPRYELALILKAMQRPEISAALRRTVETLMERGAVVRDLENLGERLLPYRITKHNQKHSRGAYFLVDFYGAPSILTGLLDHLHRDVDVVRPTVLKKDDQVSSTNCCGPQH; from the coding sequence ATGCCTCGCTACGAACTGGCCCTGATCCTGAAGGCGATGCAGCGGCCGGAGATATCGGCTGCTCTCCGGCGGACAGTTGAGACTTTGATGGAGCGGGGCGCGGTGGTAAGGGACCTGGAGAACCTGGGGGAGAGACTGCTGCCCTACAGGATAACCAAACACAATCAGAAGCACAGCCGAGGGGCTTACTTTCTGGTCGATTTCTACGGAGCCCCCAGCATCCTCACAGGCTTACTGGATCATCTGCATCGTGATGTGGACGTGGTGAGGCCCACTGTGCTGAAGAAGGACGACCAGGTTTCCAGCACTAACTGCTGTGGCCCCCAACACTGA